The nucleotide sequence TTGCCCGTTTTCATGGCCGCTGGCAGGGTAGCCGCCTGCGTGCTGAAATAGGCGCCGTAGGGACAGCCGCGCATACACTGGTTTCGGTACTGGCAGGCCGCCCGGCCCAGGTCGTAGTGCATCTGCTTAGGCTCGGTCAGGTGAGCCGTCCGGCCAATGGTTACGGTACGTTTGGGAAACGATTTCTCGATGCGCTTCTTGGCTTCCTTCTCCACGCAGTTGAGCTGCATGGGCGGCAGGAAGTTGCCATCGGGCAGAACGTCGATACCGTCCTTATTTCCCGAAACGCCGACGAACCCTTCAACGTAGGTGTACCAGGGTGCCAGGTCTTCGTACCGGATGGGCCAGTCGACTCCAATGCCTTCCTTGAGGTTGGCCATGAAGTCTTCCTTGTTCCAGCGGTAGCTCTGCCGGCCCCACATCAGCGAACGGCCGCCTACGTGGTAGCCGCGAATCCAGTCAACCTGACGGTTTGGTTTTTCGAGGTAGGGGTTTTCCTTATCGTTCTCGAAGTGGTGACGCCATTCTTCGTTGGCCGTGTAGCCGGTGCGCATGTTGGCCCAGTACTCTTCGGCGGCCTGCGTGGTAATCCGGCCCCGGTGCGGGAAATCCCAGGGGTTGCTGGTGGCGGTTACGTATCCTTCAATGTGTTTGATGTCGCGTCCCCGCTCCAGCATCAGCACTTTCAGGCCCTTCTGGGTCAGTTCTTTGGCTGCCCAGCCGCCCGATATACCCGACCCGACGACAATGGCGTCGTAGGTCATATCTTTTTTAGCGTCGATATTCAGATTCATGTGTCTATGAGTTTGTAGCGTTACAGCGTCCTGCGGCTGCGGTGTTCATGCCGCAACGGGCCGACCTGATAACGGAATTAGATTGCCCACGCCTTCTGGCCGGGTTTGAGCGGCACGCATCCATCGTAACGACCCGGTACGGCCACGTATTCGAGCGCCTGCGTACAGCCCACTTCAGACGTGAAATAGCCCGTCAGCGTCAGGTCTTTCAGGATGGTGAAGAACGGCGTGTATTTCTTCTTGGCCTCGGGCATCTGCAGGTCGGCCTGGGAGTTCTCGACTTTCGTCACTTCACGGGTGCCGGCCATCTCAGCTTTCAGCCGCTTGGCGTCGGCTTCGAGCGCCTTCACGATCTGGATACGCTGGGTCGGGTCGAGCTGCACGAAAGCTTTGCCATAGGCGTCCTGACTCAGCTTGTTGGTCTGGGCCAGCCCTTCGAGGAACCGCTTCTGATCGGCCTCTTTATAGCAGTCTTTTATGAGAACGTCAATAATTTCATTCACCCGGGCGGCTTTTGCGCCGGGGGTGCTGGTTGTTGGGATGATGGTATCGGCCAGTTCGGCGACCGTAGCATCCTGATCAGCCGTAAAGAAGACGGGTTTGC is from Spirosoma taeanense and encodes:
- a CDS encoding gluconate 2-dehydrogenase subunit 3 family protein; amino-acid sequence: MNRRDALMRVALLTGATLSLPALADTLEASVARRALTGKPVFFTADQDATVAELADTIIPTTSTPGAKAARVNEIIDVLIKDCYKEADQKRFLEGLAQTNKLSQDAYGKAFVQLDPTQRIQIVKALEADAKRLKAEMAGTREVTKVENSQADLQMPEAKKKYTPFFTILKDLTLTGYFTSEVGCTQALEYVAVPGRYDGCVPLKPGQKAWAI